A region of the Oceanihabitans sp. IOP_32 genome:
ACACATGGCATCATACTCTTCAGTAGATAATTTGTGCCACTTCGGGAAGCGTTTAAAAACGTCTAAAACGTTATTTCCCATAGGGCTATCTACAAAAATAGGAATATCAGGAATTTTGTTGGCTTTGTAGAGTTTCCAGAGCACATACATGAGTGTTTGTAAGCGTTCTACAGCAAAACTTGGAATGATTAAATTTCCTTTCTTATGAATGGTGTCCTTTATTAACGCCGCCAAAGTCTCCTCAATATTTTCTTTGGGATGTAATTTATTACCATAGGTACTTTCTATAAAAAGGAAATCTGCCCATTCTGGAGACTTGGGATCATCTAACAAATAGTCGTTAGGTCTACCAATATCGCCAGAAAACACAAAGCGTTTCCCTTGAATATCCAATTCTACAAACGTGGCACCAATAATATGCCCATTATATTGAAAACGATACGATATGTTTTCAGATAACTTTATCCATTTGTCTGGCATTTCAACTTGGAATAAGCTTATCGTTTTTTCTGCTTCAAGTGTTGTGTAAAACGGCAGTGCGGGTTCGTGTTTTGTGTATTTTTCTTTATTTGCTTTTTCAGCCTCTTCTTCATGTATTTTAGCACTATCTTTTAGTATAATTTCTGCAATAGCCAAAGTAGGTGCTGTGCCTATAATTCTTCCGGTAAACCCTTGCTTTAATAATCGCGGCAAATACCCTACATGATCTAAATGCCCATGGGTTAGAATAACGACATCTATAGCAGGAACATCAACTTCCAAATCTTCCCAATTTAGTTCTCTTAAGTCTTTTAAACCTTGAAACATACCGCAATCAATCAATATGTTTTTTTCTGGAGTTTCCAGAAGAAATTTAGATCCGGTTACTACCCCAGAGGCTCCTAAGAAGTGTACTTTAACAAATGTATCCATAGCTTTTAATGATTACACAATATTTTTATTTCTTTTAATATTCTTTGTTTTCGAGTTTCTGAAATGCCTAAATGATCTAAATAAAAATCGTCGCCAATTAAGGCTCTACACAACACCACATCTCTACTTAATAAAAATTGTTTCTCCCTATTGGTTAACAATGTAGATACTGTAATAGGGTACAATCCTAAACGATCAATGCGGTCTTTTAAACCATTGTTTTTTGGGTAATCCCAACTTAATAAATACAGTTTAACACATTTGCCGTATTGTAAAGCATCATTTGTAAAACGTGTATTGGTCACCACCCAGCCAGCTGTAAGCTTAGATTTGTTTTTTGAGCTACCATTCCAATGTTCCTTTACATCAAGGTAACGAGAATTTATGTAAAGCGGAATTTTAACGTTACAATTAAGCCCCTCTTGGCTATGAAATTTACATTCTATAATTGTAGTTTCACCGTTTTTATGAGCTAAAACATCAATCTCATGTCTTACACATTTACCTTGTAGAATCTTACCAACTTTGGTCTCGTATCCAGAGTACTTTAGCACATCGGCTATAAAACGTTCAAAAGGAAAACCCGTGGGGCCCAACTCATAAATAGCTTTTTTTAGCTTATATCTTGAAGCAAAATAGCTCTTCTCTTTTTTTAATAAAGCAAAAGCCCTATTATAAATTTCTTTTGTTGAAATGCCTTGATATAATTCATCCCTAACCCTATCTACAATTTGGTTTACAGTATGCTCGTCTGCACCACTACGCTTTAATGAGTCCTTTAATTTTTCTATTGAAAACTTTACTTTTTCACCCGAAGTTTTAATAATGTCAATTGTGCTTGTATCCATATTTAGTATTTAAAATTCAAGGTAACAAAAGCGATTATATAGCTAATACCAATTTAGTTTTGAAATGTCGTATTATTAATTTGAATTATTTTTTGTCCAGATGAGATAGAAAATCAAAGCATAGCCTGAGTTATGGTTTTATTTTATACCGAAATATGGGCAAAAAAGAACTGCGAAGCACATCACGAACACCTATTTATAAAATAGAAAGATGTGAGTAAACGAATTCTATGCGGCATAACATGGCTAATTTGGTATTAAACCCATCTAAATAAGATGTTATTAAATTTAAGAATAAGATACCTAATAATTAAATTACTCTGGTATCACTAAAAACGGTACAATAGGCTCGTAACCTATCTTTTTTATTAAAGGATCTTTTATAATTCTTTCAATAAGACTTAACTTAAAGTTTACAAGCACCAACATATCTATGCCCTTCTCTAGGATAAACTCATTAATCTTTTCTGATTTATTATCTAGTTTAGGTATCCAGTGTAAACTGTAATCGTAGTCAGCTAAATGATTTCTTAAGTTTTTTTGGTTTTGTTGTTGCGTATCGTTTAGTTCTTCATTTTTATGTATGTGCACTACGGCTATTTTAGAATGGTGTAAATCTACCAATTTCTTTAACGGTTCTATTTCTAATGCACTATGGCTACGGTTGTAGTCTGTTAAAAAACCAATTTGTTTTGGGATAATAAAATTAGGCTTTTCTGGAACTACTAAAACAGGGCGTTTTATAAGACCATTAATGAGACGCATGGTATTACCGCCCACAAAAAACTCTTTTGCCCCCGTTGCACCTTTTGCTCCCATTAAGACAAAGTCAATATGATGAGTTTCTATAGCATTGTCTACTGCTTTATTCAAATTGTTAATACTTAAAATAGTATGAAAATTATGATTAGGATTTGCGTGCTCTTTTTCTGCAGAGGCCTTTAAATCTAATAATAATCTCTTAGCGTCTTCTTGCATTTTTTTTAAAACTTCAGAAGAATACTTAGACCGCATAGCGGCATTAATATCAATGGAGTTCAGAAAATAAAAATTACATTTTTCTTTGGCGTATAATTTTAAAGTATAAGCCGTGGCCGTCCAGGCATTCGCAGAAAAATCTGTAGTAAGTAAGATATTGTATTCCATAATTTTAAATATTTGAAGGTATTACTAAAAAGGGTAGATTTAAATGAAATCCTATTTGGTTGATAGTCGATTTAAAGAACAGATTTTCGAAAAAAGAATGTTTATTATTTATCATAATTAACATATTAATACGTGTTTTTAATTGAAAATCGGTTATCGCATGGGGTACACTTTGATTACTCACA
Encoded here:
- a CDS encoding MBL fold metallo-hydrolase RNA specificity domain-containing protein, which gives rise to MDTFVKVHFLGASGVVTGSKFLLETPEKNILIDCGMFQGLKDLRELNWEDLEVDVPAIDVVILTHGHLDHVGYLPRLLKQGFTGRIIGTAPTLAIAEIILKDSAKIHEEEAEKANKEKYTKHEPALPFYTTLEAEKTISLFQVEMPDKWIKLSENISYRFQYNGHIIGATFVELDIQGKRFVFSGDIGRPNDYLLDDPKSPEWADFLFIESTYGNKLHPKENIEETLAALIKDTIHKKGNLIIPSFAVERLQTLMYVLWKLYKANKIPDIPIFVDSPMGNNVLDVFKRFPKWHKLSTEEYDAMCNHINIIQSYKETWETIDDNRSKIIIAGSGMVTGGRVLTYLQQLIDEPSTTVLLVGYQAEGTRGRLLQEGAHEIRFFGKYYPVKATIKCVGSLSAHGDQNDLIHWMSSIKNIPETVFLIHGEPTALDAFRVKIENTYGWHVKIPKLNSVEKLRL
- a CDS encoding ATP cone domain-containing protein is translated as MDTSTIDIIKTSGEKVKFSIEKLKDSLKRSGADEHTVNQIVDRVRDELYQGISTKEIYNRAFALLKKEKSYFASRYKLKKAIYELGPTGFPFERFIADVLKYSGYETKVGKILQGKCVRHEIDVLAHKNGETTIIECKFHSQEGLNCNVKIPLYINSRYLDVKEHWNGSSKNKSKLTAGWVVTNTRFTNDALQYGKCVKLYLLSWDYPKNNGLKDRIDRLGLYPITVSTLLTNREKQFLLSRDVVLCRALIGDDFYLDHLGISETRKQRILKEIKILCNH
- a CDS encoding universal stress protein, whose protein sequence is MEYNILLTTDFSANAWTATAYTLKLYAKEKCNFYFLNSIDINAAMRSKYSSEVLKKMQEDAKRLLLDLKASAEKEHANPNHNFHTILSINNLNKAVDNAIETHHIDFVLMGAKGATGAKEFFVGGNTMRLINGLIKRPVLVVPEKPNFIIPKQIGFLTDYNRSHSALEIEPLKKLVDLHHSKIAVVHIHKNEELNDTQQQNQKNLRNHLADYDYSLHWIPKLDNKSEKINEFILEKGIDMLVLVNFKLSLIERIIKDPLIKKIGYEPIVPFLVIPE